The sequence GGGCCAGAAGACCTGTGATCAGCTCTAGTCTAGCTGTGTTTCGTTGTCATCTTCCATGACAACCGGAACCGGTGTCACTCTCCCAAATCTAAATGGGCTCCTTACATGCAGGCAACGCAAGAGTCACCTCCCTTCCCTATTACACAAAGCAAATATATGAGACAACCAGttgccaaaaaccaaaaaaaaattcaaggcTGCGAACTGCCGCTACCCACCGCTCGAAAGTGTTCCCTTGTCTTGTATTAATGGAATACAGGGAAAGGCGGAAAGGCTCagatatattaaataaaaaagttTACCTAATGGCCGGCAACCTGACCTTATAAAGGCCACAAACTTGTCTCACACCATAGCCCCCTTTCAGTCCAGGAGCTTCATTCTCATCCAGAAAAGTCCCCAAACTGGAGTTGAGAGGCCTCCAGAAACTCTCCACTCTCTATATCGAAGTCTTCTGGGTCAATCATATCTCTATTCATGGCTCGCTTGATGCTCTTTCTATTGGTAGTGGCTGATATCTTTGCCACTGTTGCAATGGCTCGGCCTTCTCCGGTGGTAGTCCGAGCTGATGCCGTCGAGCTCATTGGCTCCTCTGCGGCCAAGCCCCCTTCCTCCAGTTTGTCTCCAAATGATTCAGAGGTAGTACTTGCGGGTGCGCCGGAGAATTTACAAAATCGGAAGTGCCGCAGTGCATTTGATAAGTCGATTGCTGGTGGAGAAATTATACTTGCTGGGCTTGCAACTGCAATTTTTGCCGCGGTTTTCTGCTATATTCGTGTCACTAGGCAAAGAGTTGAAGTGAGTAAATACTGAGATTTTgtgtcttttttttatatatgaatACTGGCGTTGTTTGAACAAATTATACCCACTCCAAAGTTGTAGATTATAAGTATGAATTACAGCTATACATAgtgaaattttataatttatttggtCATTCTTCTCAAAAACAAAAGTTTTTTATTTAAAGGTGGTTTTATcagttttccttttcttctgcaTATTTTAGCAACTCAGTGTTTCAGTACTGAAAATTGGGCTGCCTTGCTTTCTAATTTGACTGCTAATACCACCTTTTATactggagagagagaggtgaatTGTTTATGGACTTTTTGTGAGAAACGTTTATGGAGTTATTGTATGACTAATTAAAGAACCAGATAGATTTTCTTTTGGGACGAGAGCATATCCTAAATGAGAAATGGTCGCAATAGGCATAATAAATTTcactatattatttttattttgagttTACTTGTTAGGAAACCTATTTCTTTTGTAGTGGCATATaaagaaagctatttttttccTGTTTGAGAAAAACACGGGGAATCCATGAATTCATTTCAAGATCAGTTAAATGAACCAGATAGAGCGAAACCCCTCTCCGGCAGCTGCCGGATCCATCTTCTTTTCCGACCCATGGAGCCGGCATTCGCTCGCTGCGTGCCCGATGCGGGCGCAGAGGAAAAAGAGACTTGGCAGGTCTTCGTAGGAGAAGGCCTGCCAAAATCTCTTCAGACTTCCCTGAACAAAAGAACCAGGTACCAAGGGCTTACCGGCGTCGACCTCCACCCGCACCCGGGCGTACCCGATCCGCCGCCACTCGTTGGAGACGCCGTCGAGCTCCACCGGCCGCCCCGCCGCCGCCACGATCTCGAAGATAGCGGCCCTATCCCAGTATTCCAGGGGGAGACCCGGTAGCCGGACCCAGACCATTGTCCGGCTCACCGTCTGGGTTCCCGGGGTGAAATCAGCCTGCCACTCCTCCATTGCCAGAAGCTGGTCCGCCACCACCCACGGGCCAGTCGCCAGCACCGTCGCCTGCTCCTCTCCGGTCCCGAACCTGATCGTCATGAGGCCCTCTGCCATTGGGAGGACATCCACCGGGTGCTGGAGTTTGGCCCGCCCTCTGATCTCCCGAGCCACCAGTTCCGCCGGCAGACGCCTCCCCAGACTCTTAGCGATCACCGCCTTCTCCTTCCTTTCCGTAGCCTTCTCCTCGTTCTTGCTCTGTTAGGGTTTCGATTATCCCCTTTTCTAGGATTCTTGGAGGGTGAACTTCCACAGTGAAGTTTGCCTCAAGAAATCCCGTCCACCCAGGGGATAATCGAAACCTAACAGAGCAAGAACGAGGAGATGACTACAGAGAGTGTGGTAACCCCCACGACAAGGTCGCCTTCGCCGTCCATGCCTCCTTCCTCGCTGCCGGCTTCTTCCTCACCGCCACCGGCAAGAATGCCTTATCCGATAATCCTCCGATCGGTGCGTCTCTCTTTGATCCCATACTTCTTAAAGCTTGACTCTTGAACCGAAACATCgtgtgtttcttttttttttttaatagggaAATTGGGAAACACGGTCCTTGGATCCCGTTCAACTCAACTAGAATCTTGAACCAAAAAAAATGgttcttaatttttttctggATAAATTTTAGGTGGGGAAGAGGTGGGGATCGAGGGGTGGGAGAAGCTGGTGGGCAGCTATGGTTTGTTGTACTCCACGACCGAGAAGCGTCAGAAAAAGAATTTCTTGGTGGGGTGCCTGGTGATCGGAGATATCCTTGCGATTTATGGCTTGAAGCTTGAGGGAAAGCAGAAGGAACCATTCTACCTACCAATCAAGTATTATTTTGTTTAAGATTTTCAGTTTCCGGgttggatttttaattttgtttggtTGCAAGGGTGAAGGATTACCTGTCCGATCATGAAAATCAGACGAGTAATCATGGGGATAGGGGGCGAACTAACCTGTTGCGGTCGACGATTCGGCACCAGCACGATCGGCCACGACCGTGATTTCAGATGCTGGGATTTCATAACTTCTTCTGATGCTGGGATTTCAGATGCTCCCGAGTTTCCACGGCAAGCCTCAAGAAATCCCGTCCACCCAACAATCCTAGAAAAGAGGATAATCGAAACCCTAACAGAGCAAGAACAAGGAGATGGCTACGGAGAAGATGGTACTGACGGTCATCAGGGCTTCCCGCCCATCCTTCCGTAGCCCCCACGACAAGGTCGCCTTCGCCGCCCATGCCTCCTTCCTCGCAGCCGGCTTCTTCCTCAACGCCACCGGCAAGAACGCCCTATCTGATAATCCTCCAATCGGTGCGTCTCTCTTTGAACTCTTGAACCGAAAAAtcgtttgtttcttttttttaaaaaaaaaattgcaaaattgGGAAACACGGTCCTTCGATCCCGTTCAACTTAACTAAGATCTTGAACGAAAAAAttgattctttattttttttggataaattttAGGTGGGGAAGAGGTGGGGATCGAGGGGTGGGACGAGCTGGTGGGCAGCTATGATTTCCTGGACCTCACGATCGAGATGGGTCAGAAAAGGaattttttggtgaggtgcacGGTGATCGGAGAGTTTCTTATGATTGATTGCTTGAACCTTGAGCGACAGAAGAAGAACCATTATACTTACCAATcaggtattattttttttaagattttcaaTGGATTATAACTTATTTGGTTTTCTGgttgaatttttaattttgtttagtTGTAACATATTTGAAGGGTGAAGAATTACCTGTCCGATGATGAAAATCAGACGGATAATTATGGAGACTTGTACAAAGATTTGAAGGGCCTTGTCAAGAATTTGAATTCTAGTATGTTGGCTAAATTGGAACCCAACGTTCGAGCAGGTTTGTGAATTTATATTTTTGGacaatttttttaacaaaatattaatatttttgtttGGATACATTAGCTTgcatttaatttaatattataaataatttagTGTTGGGAGCAGTCTGAGTCATGATACGGGTTCGGGAGCAAAATGCCTCGAGTCAGGACGCGAGTCAGGTCGCAGCCTATTGACTACTATGGAACATAACATTGAAAATGGCCGTTGTTTCTATTGTTGTTAGTTGCCTATTAACTATATCGTAATCAGATAACATTGTATCACATTGTCTGAATCCATGCTTGAAATATTTTGTTGATATTAGCCTTTTTGGTAGTGTCTGTCTTCTCTATTAATGTTTGCAAATCAAAATACATGCTAGTTCTGCTTTCTTCACCTGGTCTTTTGATTAGCTGGCCATCACTAGAGGCTACTGCGGCATTTATGGTGCAGAATAATGTATTTGCTCAAAATATGGCAGGGTTTTGTTCAGCATTATGTTACTGAATATGTAAAATAGCTTCAGGCACTTATGGTCGCTTATCTGTTCCATTGAGCCCATTTATGCGTCACACTCGAGTCTTCCTAGGCGACACAAGATGCACtctttgtttagtttaataATAGTTTGGTGGTCTACTAACTACAGAAAAACAGAAATCTCttgtcaaactgattttccaaggtGATTTTCCTCAGACATATGGACAAAGAAAAGCTTTAGTCATTAGTTTGACCTTGAACGTATGATTTCCACTTCAAGCCAGTTATTCGTACTAGTATTTTCGAGGTCTGAAGGTAATTATGTTAAGCCGTCAAAAACTATAGAAATTTTGGCAAATTTATTATTCtaaagaagatattgaaaataattaaattttcatTCTGCAGTACTCTCCATCTCCCTCGAGCCATGCCGTCTGAACTGAAGGGTTTGAAATCATGCTTGCCGTCAAGGAATTCCAAGCAGTTAAAACTTCAACATTACATGATAAGcaaatagataaataaaaatAGGTTTTTAAAACAATGGAACAATGTACAGAAGGACTATAAATATGCAACTACTGTGAAACAACAGATCAAATCACAAATTTCCATCGTCGTCAACATGGCAAGATACTTCTTGCTTCTAATTCTTCGCGCATGGACTGGTGGAGAGCTTCAGAACAAGAAGGGAATCGGAGCAAATGCAGGCACGACTGTGGGAACTCCATAGTGCctgataaatcaaaaaatttatttgattttttgtttATTCACTTGATAGAGAAGTTTTATACCGATCCCACGAACGTCAGAGGATCATGCCAAACATAACTTCAATAAGTGAATTAAAGAAGATGATTGGCCTGCCAACTTATACAGCATAGATTTCAGCATCTGGAAGTGCCACTATCGCTCCGCTTTGAGTATAGACTCCAACATGGACTCTGAATCAGCCGCCATTATTAACATTTCCAAGCCATCTACTGCTAAAATAGGAGTGGGGAATCACAGCCCAACGGCTTGAGCCCAAAATGTGGCACCTTTCTTATTAATCAATGTGGGACTATAACTAATCTGATCTTTCGCCCAATCTTAGTGACGCCCTATTATTAACTCCTACTTGAGAAATGAAGACGACTCCACCCTGCCGGATCCTCTTCGATCCGGAGCCAGAAGACCCACTCGGCGGCATCGCCCGCTCCTTGCGAGGGAGAATCCTCCCCGTTGATTTGGCACTCCTCGTCCACGACCCACAGCCTCGATTCCCACCCTTCGCGGCCACCGGCGCCGTCGCAGCCTGGGTGCCGTCCTCGGAGATCGCGACGAGCAACGGCCGCCGGCCGCCATGATGGCGAAGCCGTCCCGTCGGAGGGTCTCCGCCGGCGCTTATCAGGGTAGGCGCAGGTCGTCGGGGAGAGCGGCGGTGCCTCCGCCTTCTCCTCCGTCCGCCGCGTTCTCGGCGGAGAGTCCTCCGGTAACGCGGCTGGACGGCCGCAGGGAACGAACTCCAGAAACCTCATCTGTCCCCTTCCGCTGTCTTCCTCGCAGGGGCAGTACTTTACTGCATATTTAGAGCTCTGCCATTGGTGGCGGACGGAGGATATGATCGCAGAGTAGAAACAAGATGGATCCTTCATCGCTGGGGCTCAGGGACGATGAGACCCAGGTCGTGAATTGCCAGAGGAGTCAGGGGGCACTGCCAGGGACCCGTCATCGAGAGATGGGTTCTTGGGCTTCATACGCGGACTCGGTCCTCGGATTGTGACGGTGACCGATGAGGACTCGGACTTGGACTCCCCGAGCCTCACCTCGAGGATCATGGCATGCTTCAAGTCTTCAACTATCTATGGATACCATTTGATGCCCTCGAGACCTTCTTGCCAAGGACTGTCCCCAGAAGACGGAGTACGAGGCCGATGTCGGGCAGAAGATCGAGAATATCATAGGGTTTGAGGGGGGGCAAAGGATAGAGAGGTCGGAGTCCGGTGTTCGGTTCATGCAACGAATGAAGAGAGCAAGAATTCAAAGCATTCCGTTTGATGAGGAGACGGTGAAGGAGGCGAAGCTTCTTTTGGATGAGCATGCAAGTGGTTGGGGtatgaagaaagaagaagacatGTTGGTGCTCACATGGAAAGGCCATAGCTCACTTTTCACCACAGCTTGGGTCCCAGATGGATTTGATGAAT is a genomic window of Phoenix dactylifera cultivar Barhee BC4 chromosome 4, palm_55x_up_171113_PBpolish2nd_filt_p, whole genome shotgun sequence containing:
- the LOC108511900 gene encoding uncharacterized protein LOC108511900, producing the protein MAEGLMTIRFGTGEEQATVLATGPWVVADQLLAMEEWQADFTPGTQTVSRTMVWVRLPGLPLEYWDRAAIFEIVAAAGRPVELDGVSNEWRRIGYARVRVEVDAVTRI